From the genome of Paucidesulfovibrio gracilis DSM 16080:
GCGGTTTTCTTCGGCCAGCCGCGCCAGCTCCAGGGCATTGCGGGAGATGGTCACCACTTTGTCCAGGGAGAGCGGTTTTTCTATGAAGTCGAACGCGCCGTTCTTCAAGGCCGTGACCGCGGTTTCAATGGTGCCGTGTCCCGAAATCATGATCACGGGCAGGTCGGGCTGATCGGCGCGCACCTGCTCTAGAGTCTCCAGGCCGTCGCGACCCGGCAGCCAGATGTCCAGAAACAGACAGTCCGCGCCCTGTTCGGCCAGGATGTCCAGGCCCGCTTCCGCGCTGCCCGCCTCCAGCACCTCGTGGCCTTCGTCTTCCAGAATGCCGCGAAGGGAAAAACGGATATCCTCTTCGTCGTCGATGATCAGGATGGTTCCGGACATGGCGCTGCTCCCGCTGCTTGGTGTGACCCGTGGTGCGTGAGGATACGTAAAACCCGGTCCCAGCTCAACCGGATCTTGCAGAATGCTTCGGCATGGCCGTTCCGCAAGAGCGGGATTATTTGAGGCGGTCCGCCTTGAGCTGACCGCAGGCGGCTTTGATGTCCGCGCCCATGGAGCGCCGGATCGTGGCGGTCATGCCGCGATCCCAAAGGTACTTTTCAAACCGCTCCACCTGTTGCCGGTCCGGAGAGCGATAGGGCGCATCATCCGTGGCGTTGTAGGCGATCAGGTTGACCTTGCAGCGCCGGTTTTGCAGCAGGTCCGCCAGTTGGCGGGCGTGCTCCAGAGAATCGTTGACCCCGCCGAGCAGCAGGTATTCAAAGGTGATGCGCTCCCGCGGCCGCATGGGAAAGCGGTCCAGGCAGGCCATGAGTTCATCCAGGGGGACGCGGGCGGCCTTGGGCATGATCCGGGCGCGCAGTTCCTGGGTGGGCGCATGCAGGGAGATGGCGGGCAGGGCCAGCTCGGAGCGGCCGAGAATGTCGAGCTGCTTGGGCAATCCCACGGTGGAGACCGTGGCCCGCCGCCAGGAAATGTTCAGGCCGATGTCGCTGTTCATGGTCCGCAGCACATCCAGCAGCGTGTCCAGGTTGTTCAATGGCTCGCCCATGCCCATGAACACGAGATTGCGCAGCTCGGGCAGACCTTGGTCCACCAAAAAACGGCGGCCCACCAGAATCTGGCCCAGAATTTCGCCGTGGGTCATGTTGCGCTCAAAGCCCATCTGCCCGGTATTGCAAAAGGTGCAGGCCATGGCGCAGCCCACCTGGGTGGACAGGCATTGGGTATAGCGGCCCTGCACGCTGGGGATGAGCACGGTTTCCACTAGGCAGTCATCATGCAGCCGAAGCAGAAACTTGACCGTGCCGTCCTTGGAGCGGTGGGTTTCGGCCACTTCGGGCCAATGCACACACGCCAGCTCGGGCAGGCCAGCGCGAAGCTCCTTGGAAAGGTTGGTCATGTCCTCAAAGCGGCGGGCGTCCTTTTGCCACATCCAGCGCCAGAGCTGATCCGCGCGGAAACGCGGCAATCCCAGGGTTTGCACCACAAAGGCTTCCAGCCCGTCATAGGTAAGGTCGAGAAGATTGATCGGCGGCATAGCCCGCACATTGGTGCGGGGGGGCGCGGGTGTCAAGTGGGGAATCGCGGAACAGGTCGCGGTTTTTGTTCCTTGGCGAACCGCGCAATTCCGCGTATTGGCAACCACCGGAAAAACAAGCTATTATAAACACAGCTTCCGGGCAGCCGCGGACCGGACCCGCGCGGCGGCCGCGGCCTGGATGTTATCATGGTTGGAATCAAGCGGGATTTGTAGCATACACGGTGAGGAAACCATTTCGACCCCGTTTCGGACGGTCTCGCACCCCAACCAAGGAGGACGCCATGACAGCCGATCTGCTGGACTGGACCAATGCCGGGCTGGCGGACATGGACGACGCCCAGTATCGGGCCAGGGCCACGGAACTGGCCCAACGCCTGCGCGACGAAGTGCACACGGGCAAGCTGCCCTTTTTGCGCATGGATTATCTGAGCGCCCTGCTGCCGGAATTGGGGCGGCTGGAGCCGTGGTTGCGCGGGTTCGACCATATGCTGCTGCTGGGCATCGGCGGCTCCGCCCTGGGTGCGCGCGCCCTGCAAAAGGCCTTTGCCCCGGGCCAGGACCGGCCCGGCCACCAGGGACCATGGCTCTGGATCGCGGACAACGTGGACCCCGCGGACCTGGAATCCTATCTGGCCTGGCTGCCGGCGGAAAAAACCGTGGTGGTCACGGTTTCCAAGTCCGGCGGCACCATTGAAACCGTGGGCCAATATTTCATCCTGCGCGAGTGGTTGCGCGATCGGCTCGGCAAAGCCTGGAAGGACCACGCCCTGCTGGTCACAGACGCCACACGGGGCTTTTTGCGCGAGGAGGCCGCCAACCAGGGCATCCGCGCCTTGCCCGTACCCGACAACCTGGGCGGACGCTATTCCGTGCTTTCCGCCGTGGGACTGGTTCCGGCCCTGTTCCTGGGCATGGACTGCCGCGCCCTGACCGAAGGCGCCCGGGAGGTGGCCGCGCCGCTGGCGGACATGGACCTGCACGGCGAAGCCCTGGCCGCGCATCCCGCCTTTGAACTGGCGGTCTGGGCCAATGCCTTGATGTACGCGGGATTTGATGAAATGATTTTTTTCACCTACATTCCGCCCATGGCGTGGTTCGGCGACTGGTTCGCCCAACTCTGGGCCGAGAGCCTGGGCAAACGGGGCAAGGGCAGTCAGCCCATTCCCGCAGTGGGCGTCACGGACCAGCACTCCGTGAACCAAATGTTCCTGGACGGTCCGCGCAACAAGGCCTGCCTTTTTTTGACCAGCCCGGCCCAGCCGCGCGGTCCCCGGTTCCCCAACGAACTGCCGGACGCGTTCGGCTATGTACGCGGCAAGGATTTCGGCGAACTGATCCATGCCGAAGGCCTGGGAACGCGCATGGCCCTGAGCGCCAGCGGCGTGCCCCTGGTGGAACTGCGCCTTTCACGGCCTGATCAGCGCGCGGCCGGAAAGCTCATCGCCCTGCTGGGCGCGGCCACCCTGCTCACCGGCTGGCTCATGGACATCAATCCCGTGGACCAGCCCGCTGTGGAGCTGGGCAAGCGTCTGGCCAAGGCCCGCCTGGGAGCCGACGGCCTGGAAAAGGAAAAGGCCGAACTGGACGCCTTCCTGGGCGCACAACGAAACGAGCAGGAGTTCTAGGGAATTGACCCCCGCATCCGAAAGCCGGTCCATGCCGCTGCAATTCGTCAAGGTGCTCTCCTGGAGCATCCTGTTCCTGATCCTGGTCTTCAACCTGGGGTTCTCCTTTTTCGTCTCCAATTACGCAGAGAGCACCCTGCTGGAAAAACAAAAGGAATTCAGTCTGCTCCTGGCAGAAAACCTCAGCCACCAGATCTACACCCGCTTCACCCTGCCCACACTGGTAGGCTATGGGCGCATCCGGCTGCGGAACGAGGAGCAGGCCACGCGCCTGGACCAGACCGTGCGCACCACCATCCACAGCTTCCGCGTGGAAGAAGTACGCATCTATTCCCTGGACCAGACCATCTCCTACTCCACCACCAAGGACATCGTGGGGACCAAGGGCGAGGGCAACGAATACCTGGACGTGGCCCTCCAGGACCAGGTCTACAGCTTTGATCTGCACAGCCGCATTTCCCGGCTGGGCGCGCTGCTGCACTTCAACATGCCGCCCGGCACCATGAAACTGCGCACCTACTACCCCCTGCGCTCGGAGGAAAACCTCAGCGGCGGTCCCACCGGCCACCTCATGGGCGTGCTGGAATTCACCCAGGACATCACCCATGAATACGTCAAGGTGGTCAATTTTGAACGGCTGGTGGTGGCCTCGGCCCTGCTGACCTCCCTGCTGCTGTTCTATGTGATCATGACCGTGCTGCGCCGCACCGAGCGGCTCAACGCCATCCGTATGGAAGAAAAGGAACGCCTGGAACGCGAGCTGATGCAGCAGGAAAAGCTGGCGGGCATGGGCCGCATGGTGGCGGGCGTGGCCCACGAAATCCGCAACCCTCTGGGCATCATCCGCTCCACCAGCGAACATTTGATCAAAAAGGCCAAAAAGGAAGGCAATTCCCAAAGCCGACTGCTGGAAGCCATTCACGAGGAATCCGAACGCCTCTCCAAGGTGGTCACGGATTTTCTGGACTATGCCCGGCCCAAGCAGCCGCACATGCGCGAAGTGGATCTGGGCCGCGTGGTGGAACAGGTCAGCGTGTTCTTGGAGCACGAATGCTCGGCCAAGGGCGTGGTCATTCAAAGCGACCTCCAGCCGGGCCTTACCGTACACGGCGACAAGGACCAGCTCTACCGCGCCTTCTACAACATCGTGTCCAACTCCATCCAGGCGCTGGACGGCGCGGGCAACATCACCATCAGCGGCGCCCACGAGCTGGACGTGGTGCACCTCATTTTCATGGATGACGGCCCGGGCTTTGCATCCGAGCATATCGACAAGCTCAAGGATCCCTTCTTCACCACCAAGGAGACCGGAACCGGCCTGGGACTGGCCATTGTGGGCAGCATCCTGGAAGGACACGGCGCGCAATGGACCCTGTCCTGCGGCCTTGACGGCGGCGCGCGCGTGGACGTGATCTTCCCGGCAGGGGAGACCCGGTCCGACTAAGGCCCGGGCAGGCCCGGCGCTGGAGCTGCGCCGCCACACCCAACGCAAAACATCCGCAACCATCGGCAATCCGCAAGAGGACCGACATGAGCACCAATATTCTGCTGCTGGACGACGAAAAAAACTATCTCCTGGTGCTGCAAAGCGTGCTTGAGGACGAGGGCTATTCCGTGACCGGCCTTTCCAATCCGGAAATGGGCCTGGCCTACCTGGAGGATTCCGAGGTGGACGTCATTGTCACGGACATGAAGATGCCGGGCATGACAGGCCAGGACGTGCTGGAGCACGTCAAAAAAAGCTACCCGCACATTCCGGTGCTGATCATGACCGCGTTCGGCTCCATCGAGTCCGCGGTGGAGGCCATGCGCATCGGCGCGTTCGACTACATCACCAAGCCCTTCAACAACGAAGAGCTGCTCCTCTCCCTGGACAAGGCCGCGCGCTTCGCCCGTACCCAGCAGGAAAACCGCCTGCTGCGCCAGCAAATTCAGGAACGCTTCGGCGCGGACAACATCATCGGCCGGGGCAAGGCCATGCAGAGCGTGCTGGAAATGGTCCACCGGGCCGGGCCAAGCAAGTCCACGGTGCTCATCTCCGGGGAGTCCGGCACGGGCAAGGAACTGGTGGCCCGCGCCATCCACAACGCCTCCCCCCGCAAGGACGCCTCCTTCATCTCCGTGAACTGCGCGGCCCTGAACCCCGGCGTGCTGGAAAGCGAACTGTTCGGCCACGAAAAAGGCTCCTTCACCGGCGCCACGGCCATGCGCAAAGGCCGGTTCGAGAGCGCCAACCACGGCACCCTGTTCCTGGACGAAATCGGGGAAATCTCCATGGACACCCAGGTCAAGCTGCTGCGCGTGCTCCAGGAACGCACCTTTGAGCGCGTGGGCGGGGCCGATCCCATCGAGGTGGACATCCGCGTGGTGGCGGCCACCAACAAAAACCTGTTGGACGAGGTGCAAAAGGGCAATTTCCGCGAGGATCTCTATTACCGGCTCAACGTGGTCAGCATTGAAATGCCGCCCCTGCGCGAGCGGCGTGAGGACATTCCCCTGCTGGCCGCCTTTTTCCTGGAAAAATACGCCAAGGAAAACACCAAGCCCATCAAAGGATTTTCCACCGCGGCCATGGATTATATCTCCGCCTATGAATGGCCGGGGAACGTGCGCCAGCTGGAAAACGTGATTGAGCGCTGCGTGGTGCTGGCCTCGGGCGAGGTCATTGACGCGGAGGAACTGCCCTCGGAGCTGCGGGACGAGGAAACCCAGCTCAAAAGCGCGGTGGACCTGCTGCCCACCAAGCTCAATCTGGCCCAGACCATGGAACGCATCGAAGCGGCCCTGGTGCGGCGCGCCCTGGTGCGTAGCGATTTCGTGCAGGTCAAGGCCGCTGAACTGTTGGAAATTTCCAAGAGCCTGCTCCAGTACAAGATGAAAAAGTATAAGCTCACCACCAAATAGGACCGGTCCCGGCTTCCCAGGGACCGTTGCGTGCTGCATGACCAGCAGGGTATCCGAATACATTGACGCGCTTCTGGCCGCTCCCGGCCTGGGCGGGCAGGTGGCGCACCACCGCGTGCTGCAAGGCGGGGCGGCCCGGTATGCGGATCCGGCACGGCCGCTGCCCAAGGCGCTGCGTGCGGTGCTGGCGGCCCGGGGCATTGAACGGCTTTACTCCCATCAGGCCGAGGCGTTGAACCTGGCCCGGTCCGGGCGCGACGTGGTGGTGGCCACGCCCACGGCCAGCGGCAAAACATTGACCTATAATCTGCCCGTGTTGGAACAATGCCTGGCCGATCCCGGCTCCCGCGCGTTGTATCTTTTTCCGCTCAAGGCGCTGGCCAGGGATCAGCTCAAAGGATTCCAAGAGCTAACAGCCCTGTTGCCGCCGCAGGCCTTGCGGACTTCCGGGGGGCTGCCGCCTGCCGCTGCCATCTACGACGGGGACACCACGCCCCATTTCCGACGCAAAATCCGAGACAATCCGCCCAATGTGCTGCTGACCAACCCGGATATGCTGCATCTTTCCCTTTTGCCCAACCATGAAAAATGGGCCGAGGTTTTCGCCAACCTGACCCATGTGGTGGTGGACGAGGTCCACACCTACCGGGGCGTGATGGGTTCGCACATGGCCATGGTCTTTCGCCGGCTGCTGCGTATCTGCCGGGCCTGGGGCGCGAATCCGGTCTTTCTTTTCTGCTCGGCCACGGTGGGCAATCCGGCCCAGCTCTGCCAGCGGCTTACAGGCCGCGACGTGACCGACGTGACCCGTACGGGCGCGGGAACCAGCTCCCGGCACATGGTCTTTCTCAATCCACTGGAAGGCGAGGCCCGGGCCGTAATCCAACTGCTGCGGTCCGCCCTGGCCCGCAACCTGCGCACCATCGTGTATGCCCGCTCCCGCAAGCTCACGGAACTGCTCTCCCTTTGGGTGCAGGAACAGTCCGGCTCATACCGGGAACGCATTTCCGCCTACCGTGCCGGTTTTCTGCCCGAGGAACGGCGCGGCATTGAACAGCGCATGGCCTCGGGCGAACTGCTGGCCGTGATCTCCACCTCGGCCCTGGAACTGGGCATTGACATCGGTGGTCTGGATCTCTGCATCCTGGCCGGATATCCGGGATCGGTCATGGCCACGCTGCAACGCGGCGGCCGTGTGGGACGGGCAGGGCAGGAGTCCGCCGTGGTGCTTGTGGCCGGGGAGGACGCCCTGGACCAGCACTTCATGCGTCATCCCGACGACTTTTTTTCCCGCCCGCCCGAAGACGCGGTGCTCAATCCCTTTAACCCGGCCATTTTGGACCGCCATCTGGAATGCGCGGCCGCGGAAATGGAATTGCGCCCGGGCGAGCCGTTCCTACAGGAACAGCCCATGCAGCAGGCCGTACACTCCATGCTGGCCCTGGGCCGTCTGTTCGAGGTGGTGCGCGAACGCTCCGGCGGGGACGGCTCGCCGGAGACCATTGTCACGGGCATCGTGGGTCGGCGCAAACGCCCCCACCGCAACGTGGATCTGCGCGGAGCCGGGCGGTCCATGCACATCCAGGATCGGGACACGAATAAGGAAATCGGCACCGTGGACCAACATCGGGCCTGCAAGGAGACCCACCCCGGAGCCGTGTACCTGCACCGGGGCGCTCCCTGGCTTGTGGACGATCTGGACCTGGACGCGGGCGTGGTCACCGCGCATCGCCAAAGCGTGGGCTGGTACACGCGGGTTCGCGGTTCCAAGACCACGGAAATTCTGGAAGTGGAGCAGGAGACCGTGATTTGCGGCACCCGGGTGCATCTGGGCCGTTTGCGGGTCACCGAAGAAATCACCGGCTATGAAAAACGCAGCGTGCGCGGGGGCCGAATGCTCGGGCTGGTGCCTCTGGACCTGCCGCCAATGGTCTTTGAAACCGAAGGCATTTGGTTTTTGATTCCGGACGAGCTGCGTCGCGACTGCGAAGATGAATATTTGCATTTTATGGGCGGTATTCATGCCCTGGAACACGCGGCCATCGGCATCCTGCCCCTGCTCGTGCTCACGGACCGCAATGACCTGGGCGGCATTTCCACGCCCATGCATCCCCAGGTGGGCGGCTCGGCCGTGTTCATTTACGACGGCCTGCCCGGAGGAGCCGGACTGTCGCGCCAGGCCTTTGCCAAGGCCGAGGAGCTGCTGCGCTCCACGCATCAGACCATTGCGGGCTGTGAATGCGAATTGGGCTGCCCCAGTTGCGTGCATTCCCCCAAATGCGGTTCGGGCAACCGCCCCATGGACAAGGCCGCGGCCCTGTTCCTCAGCGCCCGGCTGCTGGACCGTCCCGCGCCACCGCCCGCCCCGCGTATTGCCGCGCAACCCAAGGAGGAAACCATGCCTGTCGTTGATCCGAAACGCTTTGGCGTACTGGATATTGAGACCCGCCGTTCGGCCCAGGAAGTGGGCGGCTGGAACCGGGCCAAGCTCATGGGCGTTTCCATTGCCGTACTGTATGATTCTGCGGAGGACCGTTTTTTTGACTACGAGGAGCACCAGATAGGCGAGCTGGTGCAGCATCTGCAAACCCTGGATCTGACCATCGGATTCAATATCCTCAAATTCGACTACTCCGTGCTTACCGGATTGAGCGACTTTCCGTTCCACACACTGCCCACCCTGGACCTGCTGGTGCATGTGCACAACCGCCTGGGATACCGGGTCAAACTGGACAATCTGGCCCAGGCCACGCTGAGCGCGGCCAAGAGCGCGGACGGATTACAGGCGCTGCAATGGTGGAAGGAAGGAAGACTTGATCTGATTACGGAATATTGCCGTCAGGATGTGGCCGTGACCCGCGACCTGTACCTGCATGGGCGGGAACACCGGCATGTGTTTTTTACGAACAAGGCCAAGCAAACCGTGCGCCTGCCTGTGGAGTGGTAGCGGCCAACGCGCCCGGCGTTTTAAATGACCGAAAAGAGCATCCTACTCCTCATCCAGGGGCGGCAATTCCCCGCCGCCGCATTGGGCCACGCAGTTGCGGCCCATATCCTTGGCCACGTACAGGGCATGGTCCCCGGCCCGGAGCATGGTCTCCAGATCCGGCAATTCCTCGGGATCCGAGGTGCAACTGCCGATGCTCACGGTATACTGAATCATGCGTCCCCCGGGCGTGGCAAGACGCCTCCCCTCCACCGCGACCCGAAGCCGCTCCGCAATGTTCCGGGCAGTCATCGCGTCCGCATGGGGCAAAAAGACCACAAATTCCTCCCCGCCGTAGCGGCCGAACAAATCCGAGCGGCGCAACTGCTGCCCCACCACCTGGCTGAAGTCCACCAGCACCTGATCGCCCATGCTGTGGCCGAAGGTGTCGTTGATTTTTTTGAAATGATCCAAATCCATCATCAGCAGGGAGCTGGCGCGGCCCTCCCGATGGACAAGATCCAGAAGACGTTGTGTTTGTTCCAAAAAGGCGTTGCGGTTCCATAAACCGGTCAGTCCGTCCCGCGTGGCGGCGCGTTGCAGTTCAGCGTCGTCCTGCTCCTTGCAGAGCAATAAAAATCCCACGCTGCCCAAAAGCATGAGCAGATACGTGGGCAAAAACGATACCGACGCGGTCATGGCAGGTGTAAACAGCGCAAAATGGAACTCCGACATGGCCGCGGCAAGGGAGCGATACAGCAATCCCAGGGAGGAGAGCAGATACAGCACGCCCATGGTGCGGCGAAGCGGCGTATAGTGGTCGGGTCGCAACAGGCTCAGGGCCGGAACAAAATACAGCAGCGCGGCGAAACAAGCCCCCATGATCACGCGCAGATTCCTGTCCTGCCCTTCCAGCAATATGAAAAGCACGGACCCCAGAGCCACGGCCGCCAGGAATTTGGCCAGCAACTTCCTGCCGTGCGGTCGCCACAGGCTGGTGACCGCATGCGCTTCCAAAGCGAAACCGAGAAAAATCAGCGGATTGGCTATTGTCGAGGTAACCAGGTCCGGCAGGGTGCCACGCCCGGCAAGCAGCAGCCAGGCCACGGCCTGAAACAACTTGCCCGCAACAAAGGTGGCGTGGGCAAGGTAGGTGGTTCGCTGCCGCCCGTACACCCAGACCAGCAGCACAGAGAGGAGATTGCCCAGAAACAGGGCGAGAATGATGGTGAACGTATCGATTCGCAGGGGCATTATTTTTCCTCCAGGGGCACAGGGGGACCAGATACCCTACCCATCTTGCATGGCCAGGGCAAGGCCGGTGCAAAACAAGACCGGAGATTCATTGACACGAAACGGCCCGCAACCCCCGCAGAACGGGAGGCGGGAGCGGCTTGCACAAATCTTTGCCAAATCGCGTCGGCGTGGTTATCTTGGGCTTCGGAGGACGACATATGAAACTGGACATCGTAACATATCCCGATGAGGTGCTCTCCACCGACTGCGAGCGCGTGGAAGAGATCACCCCGGAGCTTCGTCAGCTGATCGACGATATGGTGGAAACCATGTATGAGGGCGACGGCGTTGGGCTGGCCGCCCCCCAAGTGGGCAAGGACATCCGGCTCATCACCGTGGACCGCACCGGACCAAAAAAGCGTAAGGAACTGCACGTCATCATCAATCCGGAAATCGTGGCCCGCGAAGGCGAGGTGGATTCCCCGGAAGCCTGCCTGAGCTGCCCCGGATTTCAGGTCACGCTGAAGCGCAGTGAAAAAGTACGCGTCACAGGCATGGACCAGGACGGCAACGACGTGTGCATTGACGCGGACGACCTGCTGGCCATCATTCTCCAGCACGAAATCGACCACCTCGACGGAAAAACCATCGTGGACCGGGCCGGTCGCCTGAAGCGGTCCATGTACCAGAAGAAAGTGAAGAAATGGAAGAAGTAACCTCACATGCACCGCTCCGCGTGGTCTTTATGGGTACGCCGGACTTCGCGGCGGCGATCCTGGATGCCCTGGCAAACTGGGAAGGCTGCGATGTGGCCGGGGTTTACACCCAGCCGGACCGGCCCTGCGGACGCGGACGCAAGTGCCGCCCCAGCGCCGTAAAAATCAAGGCATTGGAACTCGGGCTGCCCGTGTACCAGCCGGAACATTTCCGCACGCCCGAATCCCTGGCCGAACTGGCCTCCCTGCGGCCCGACGTGCTTGTGGTGGCGGCCTACGGCCTGATTCTACCCCAAGCCGTGCTGGACGTTCCCCGGCTCATGCCCATCAACGTGCATGCCTCGCTGCTTCCGCAATACCGGGGAGCCGCGCCCATCCAGCGCGCCATCCAGAACGGGGACGAAATAACCGGCACCACCATCATGCGCATGGAAGCCGGGCTGGATTCCGGTCCCATCCTGCTGCAACGCGCCCTGCGCATCGGCTACGAACAGCACGCCGGGGACATCCACGACGAACTGGCCGTACAGGGCGGAACATTGATCGTGGAAGCCCTGGAACGGCTGCAACACGGTGCCCTGGCGAGCATTCCCCAGGATCATGACCGGGCCACCCACGCGGAAAAACTCCGCAAGGAAGAAGGCGAGGTGGACTGGAACCGGCCCGCGGAAACCATCCACAGCCATATCCGCGCCATGCACCCCTGGCCCGGTGCCTACTGGCATTGGACCGGCCGCGGCGACCCCTTGCGCCTGAACGTGCTCCCGGGCCGCCCGGGCCGGGAACTCGAGCCGAACGAGGCCGAGCCGGGAGCCATTCTGGGCGAGGAAGAAGGGCTGCTGGCCATTGCCTGCGCGGATAGAGTCTACCTGACCCCCGGAGTCAAACCCCAAGGCAAACGGGAAATGGACGCCACCGCCTTTTGTTGCGGATACATGAACATTTGCGCGTAGCTCAGGCATTGCCGAGCCGCCGCGCCAGACCCGGCACGGCCCTGCGCCGCCGGAAACAAAATACGAGCCCACGAGCATGGCCACACCCAAAAAACGACTTTTCATCGGCCTGATCGCCGGTTCCTGCGTCCTGCTGGGATTGGCTCTCGTGGTGCTCTGGGTAGTGCCTTACGTGGGTCTGGACAATATCCATCCCTGGTTGAAATGGATCTGGGGCGCGGTTCTGGGCGCGGTTATGCTGCTCATCGGCTGGGCCGCCCTGGGGCTGGTGGTCAACGTCTGGACCGGCCGCCCCATGCCCGGCACAGGCCGGCTGCGCGGCATCACGGTCAAGCTCTTTCTGCCGCTCA
Proteins encoded in this window:
- the rlmN gene encoding 23S rRNA (adenine(2503)-C(2))-methyltransferase RlmN yields the protein MPPINLLDLTYDGLEAFVVQTLGLPRFRADQLWRWMWQKDARRFEDMTNLSKELRAGLPELACVHWPEVAETHRSKDGTVKFLLRLHDDCLVETVLIPSVQGRYTQCLSTQVGCAMACTFCNTGQMGFERNMTHGEILGQILVGRRFLVDQGLPELRNLVFMGMGEPLNNLDTLLDVLRTMNSDIGLNISWRRATVSTVGLPKQLDILGRSELALPAISLHAPTQELRARIMPKAARVPLDELMACLDRFPMRPRERITFEYLLLGGVNDSLEHARQLADLLQNRRCKVNLIAYNATDDAPYRSPDRQQVERFEKYLWDRGMTATIRRSMGADIKAACGQLKADRLK
- a CDS encoding glucose-6-phosphate isomerase encodes the protein MTADLLDWTNAGLADMDDAQYRARATELAQRLRDEVHTGKLPFLRMDYLSALLPELGRLEPWLRGFDHMLLLGIGGSALGARALQKAFAPGQDRPGHQGPWLWIADNVDPADLESYLAWLPAEKTVVVTVSKSGGTIETVGQYFILREWLRDRLGKAWKDHALLVTDATRGFLREEAANQGIRALPVPDNLGGRYSVLSAVGLVPALFLGMDCRALTEGAREVAAPLADMDLHGEALAAHPAFELAVWANALMYAGFDEMIFFTYIPPMAWFGDWFAQLWAESLGKRGKGSQPIPAVGVTDQHSVNQMFLDGPRNKACLFLTSPAQPRGPRFPNELPDAFGYVRGKDFGELIHAEGLGTRMALSASGVPLVELRLSRPDQRAAGKLIALLGAATLLTGWLMDINPVDQPAVELGKRLAKARLGADGLEKEKAELDAFLGAQRNEQEF
- a CDS encoding ATP-binding protein, producing the protein MTPASESRSMPLQFVKVLSWSILFLILVFNLGFSFFVSNYAESTLLEKQKEFSLLLAENLSHQIYTRFTLPTLVGYGRIRLRNEEQATRLDQTVRTTIHSFRVEEVRIYSLDQTISYSTTKDIVGTKGEGNEYLDVALQDQVYSFDLHSRISRLGALLHFNMPPGTMKLRTYYPLRSEENLSGGPTGHLMGVLEFTQDITHEYVKVVNFERLVVASALLTSLLLFYVIMTVLRRTERLNAIRMEEKERLERELMQQEKLAGMGRMVAGVAHEIRNPLGIIRSTSEHLIKKAKKEGNSQSRLLEAIHEESERLSKVVTDFLDYARPKQPHMREVDLGRVVEQVSVFLEHECSAKGVVIQSDLQPGLTVHGDKDQLYRAFYNIVSNSIQALDGAGNITISGAHELDVVHLIFMDDGPGFASEHIDKLKDPFFTTKETGTGLGLAIVGSILEGHGAQWTLSCGLDGGARVDVIFPAGETRSD
- a CDS encoding sigma-54-dependent transcriptional regulator, whose protein sequence is MSTNILLLDDEKNYLLVLQSVLEDEGYSVTGLSNPEMGLAYLEDSEVDVIVTDMKMPGMTGQDVLEHVKKSYPHIPVLIMTAFGSIESAVEAMRIGAFDYITKPFNNEELLLSLDKAARFARTQQENRLLRQQIQERFGADNIIGRGKAMQSVLEMVHRAGPSKSTVLISGESGTGKELVARAIHNASPRKDASFISVNCAALNPGVLESELFGHEKGSFTGATAMRKGRFESANHGTLFLDEIGEISMDTQVKLLRVLQERTFERVGGADPIEVDIRVVAATNKNLLDEVQKGNFREDLYYRLNVVSIEMPPLRERREDIPLLAAFFLEKYAKENTKPIKGFSTAAMDYISAYEWPGNVRQLENVIERCVVLASGEVIDAEELPSELRDEETQLKSAVDLLPTKLNLAQTMERIEAALVRRALVRSDFVQVKAAELLEISKSLLQYKMKKYKLTTK
- a CDS encoding DEAD/DEAH box helicase; amino-acid sequence: MTSRVSEYIDALLAAPGLGGQVAHHRVLQGGAARYADPARPLPKALRAVLAARGIERLYSHQAEALNLARSGRDVVVATPTASGKTLTYNLPVLEQCLADPGSRALYLFPLKALARDQLKGFQELTALLPPQALRTSGGLPPAAAIYDGDTTPHFRRKIRDNPPNVLLTNPDMLHLSLLPNHEKWAEVFANLTHVVVDEVHTYRGVMGSHMAMVFRRLLRICRAWGANPVFLFCSATVGNPAQLCQRLTGRDVTDVTRTGAGTSSRHMVFLNPLEGEARAVIQLLRSALARNLRTIVYARSRKLTELLSLWVQEQSGSYRERISAYRAGFLPEERRGIEQRMASGELLAVISTSALELGIDIGGLDLCILAGYPGSVMATLQRGGRVGRAGQESAVVLVAGEDALDQHFMRHPDDFFSRPPEDAVLNPFNPAILDRHLECAAAEMELRPGEPFLQEQPMQQAVHSMLALGRLFEVVRERSGGDGSPETIVTGIVGRRKRPHRNVDLRGAGRSMHIQDRDTNKEIGTVDQHRACKETHPGAVYLHRGAPWLVDDLDLDAGVVTAHRQSVGWYTRVRGSKTTEILEVEQETVICGTRVHLGRLRVTEEITGYEKRSVRGGRMLGLVPLDLPPMVFETEGIWFLIPDELRRDCEDEYLHFMGGIHALEHAAIGILPLLVLTDRNDLGGISTPMHPQVGGSAVFIYDGLPGGAGLSRQAFAKAEELLRSTHQTIAGCECELGCPSCVHSPKCGSGNRPMDKAAALFLSARLLDRPAPPPAPRIAAQPKEETMPVVDPKRFGVLDIETRRSAQEVGGWNRAKLMGVSIAVLYDSAEDRFFDYEEHQIGELVQHLQTLDLTIGFNILKFDYSVLTGLSDFPFHTLPTLDLLVHVHNRLGYRVKLDNLAQATLSAAKSADGLQALQWWKEGRLDLITEYCRQDVAVTRDLYLHGREHRHVFFTNKAKQTVRLPVEW
- a CDS encoding GGDEF domain-containing protein, with product MPLRIDTFTIILALFLGNLLSVLLVWVYGRQRTTYLAHATFVAGKLFQAVAWLLLAGRGTLPDLVTSTIANPLIFLGFALEAHAVTSLWRPHGRKLLAKFLAAVALGSVLFILLEGQDRNLRVIMGACFAALLYFVPALSLLRPDHYTPLRRTMGVLYLLSSLGLLYRSLAAAMSEFHFALFTPAMTASVSFLPTYLLMLLGSVGFLLLCKEQDDAELQRAATRDGLTGLWNRNAFLEQTQRLLDLVHREGRASSLLMMDLDHFKKINDTFGHSMGDQVLVDFSQVVGQQLRRSDLFGRYGGEEFVVFLPHADAMTARNIAERLRVAVEGRRLATPGGRMIQYTVSIGSCTSDPEELPDLETMLRAGDHALYVAKDMGRNCVAQCGGGELPPLDEE
- the def gene encoding peptide deformylase; amino-acid sequence: MKLDIVTYPDEVLSTDCERVEEITPELRQLIDDMVETMYEGDGVGLAAPQVGKDIRLITVDRTGPKKRKELHVIINPEIVAREGEVDSPEACLSCPGFQVTLKRSEKVRVTGMDQDGNDVCIDADDLLAIILQHEIDHLDGKTIVDRAGRLKRSMYQKKVKKWKK